DNA from Salinibacter grassmerensis:
CTGATCCTCCACGTCAGTACGGTCGTCCCCCTCCTCCGTACCGACCACCTCGTAGCCGGCGTCACGAATCGCCTGTGTGAGGTCTGTGGTCTCGGTTACCCCCGGGACGTAGTGGACCGTGGCGCGGTCGGTAGCGAGGTTCACAGTCGCCTCCAGCACCCCCTCCACCGCATCGAGGGCCTCTTCGACGCGGGAAACGCACGACGCGCAGGTCATCCCCCGCACCGCAAGGGCCGTTTCGGCGGTGCGCACCGCGTAGCCGCTGTCGGCGACGGCCTGAGCCAAGTTCCCGATCGGCACCTGTCGCCCCTCGCGGAGAGCCACTTGGGCCCGCTCGGTGGCGAAGTTGACGCGGGCCCCCGCCACGCCGTCAACGTCTGCGAGCGCATCTTCCACGCTCTTCGCACAGGAGGCGCACGACATGCCCTCCACGGGCAGCGTCCGGCGCTCCTCCTGCTTCTCGGAGAAACCGTCTCCGGGTTCGGAAGGGACCGGGTCGACCACACAGGCGTCGCCTTCCGACGAGGAGGAGTCGTGGGAGGAGGGGTCCGGAAGCGATGTCTCGGTCTCGGGGGAAGGTCGGCTCATAAGAATTTGCCCAGGGTCCCGTTTGAGAGCGTACACGATGCTTTTGCATAGGGTACCCCCCTATACCACAGACGGACCAGCACGTTTCAATTTGTACCGAGTCTCGTGCGGTCACGTCCTCTCGTTGTGCCAAGAACCCGTACAGTCCGGAACCCCGTCGCAGGAGCGCCAATAGGGCATCCCGTCGTTGCTCTTGGGCCCTCTCCACGGCCTTCGGTCGACGACCCCCGATCGATTTCTTCCTTCCCCATCTGTCCCTCTCCATGATTGAAGTCACGATTCTCAACGCCCAAGAGCTCGCTCGCCGCCAGATGGGTGCCCGTGCCGCTCAGGCTTCCGGGGCCGGGGTCGACATCGAATCAGCCGTCCGGAACCAGATGGCCGATCACCTGGAGGAAGGATTTCAGAACCGCGGGATTGAGGCCTACGTCGATACGAAAGGGGCCCGAAAACTGGAAATCACCGTCGAGGACGCCACGGAGGCCGCGTGGCAGCAGGGGTACCTTGCCTGGTTGGTGGCCAAGTTCGTCCCGAGTACTGTCGAGCAGAACCTTGCCCCGGAGGTCCGCGACCGCCTCAACGACCAGGGCATCGAGGCGGAGGTCGAGGTGGAGTAGCCCGCCGGTTCCGGAATGTGCTTTGAGCTCCCCTCGACAGACCATGTGATCACGTCCTGGTGACCGTTCCTCCCGTCCCGGACCTCTCATCGCGCCTGGAGACCGAGGAATGGATGGACGACTTTTCGATCACCGACGCTCGTCTCACGCGAGCCCTCCGCGACCTCCGACGGGTGAACCGGGTGCTCGGAGGGTACCGGGCGACGGACTGTGTTCTTGACCCCATGCTGAGGCGCCACGATCGCCTTCGCCTGCTGGATGTGGGGTGCGGGAGCGGAGACCATCTGGCGCATCTGGTCCGGCGAGGCGAGCGTCTCGGGTGCATCCTGGACCTCGTCGGCATTGACGCCAACCCCGTCACGGTAGGCCATGCCCGGGCCTACCTCGACCACCAACTTCCCCCGCGCCTCCGGGACCGGGTTCGTGTCGAGATCGGGGATGCCCAGGCCCTTTCCCACGACGACGGGGCCGTCGACGTCGCCCACGCGGCCCTGTTCCTGCACCACTTTCACGGTCCCTCGGCGGTCCAGGTGCTCTCGGAGATGCAGCGGGTGGCCCGGCACGGCCTTCTCCTAAACGACCTCCACCGGCACCTCCTCGCCTATGTGGGGATCTGGGGCCTTAGCCGCGCCCTGGGCCTCGCCCCAATGGTACAGCACGACGGCCCCGTCTCGGTACGGCGCGGGTTTCGTCGGGCGGAGCTCCGCACCCTTGCCCGGAGCGCCCGGCTGCCCACCCCAACCGTCCAATGGCATTGGGCCTTCCGGTGGACCTTGTCGACGCTTGATTTCGGCTCGTGACGGCCCCTCGCCGGAGACATTTCCATTCTGTGACGGACCATCCCGCAGCCGTCGGGAGCCAACCCGCTCGTCACCAGTTGCGCAATCCCAATACTGCTTACCTTCAGCAATCTCCCATGCGTTACGACGCACTCGTAATTGGCGGCGGCTTGTCAGGGTGCAGCACTGCACTCCAGCTTGCCCGCGAGGGCCACGATGTACTCCTGGCCGAGCAGTCCACCTACCCGCGCCAGAAGTTGTGTGGAGAGTTTTTGTCGCCGGAAGCGCAGTCCTCGTTCCGACGCCTCGACGTGCTTGGTGACGTGCACGCCGCCGGGGCAAAAACCATCGATCGGACGTGTCTGACAGCCTCCAGCGGCGCCAAAACATCTCACGCACTTCCCGATGCGGCCCTTGGCTTTAGCCGCTATCGGCTCGACCAGTTGCTTTTCCAAAGGGCATGCACGGCGGGGGTCGAGGGCCGCCCTGGCACCCGGGTGACGGACGTTCGTGGGAATCTCCGGGATGGGTTTGTGGCGACCGTCGGTGGAGACCCCGTCGAGGCCCGTCTCGTCCTGGGAGCGCACGGCCGCAGAAGCCGACTGGACCGATCATTGGAGCGGCCCTTCTTGTCGGAAACCACGCCGTACGTGGCCTTCAAAGCCCACTACGCCGGCCCCGCCGCGGCGGACCTGGAGAACACGATTGAGCTTCACAGCTCTCCAGGGGCGTACTGCGGGCTTTCCCCGGTCGAGGAGAACCGCATCAATGTCTGCTGGATCGGGCGCACCGACGCCCTCAAAGACGCCGGCGGATCGCCCGAGGGCATGCTCAACACCACCCTGCGCCAAAACCCGGCCCTGGACGAGCTGCTTTCCGGGCTTACGCGTGTGAGCGATCGCTTCGAGGCGGTGAGTCAGGTCCCGCTCATGCCGAAGTCCCGGTTCGCGGATGGCGTGTGCATGATTGGGGACGCCGCGGGCATGATTGCTCCGCTCTGCGGCGACGGGATGGCGATGGCACTCCGGACCGCCGACCTGGTAAGTCCGCTGGCGTCTGACTTTCTCGACGGACGGCATCCGGCCCGAACGTTCCGGACGAACTACGAAACCGCGTGGACCGATACGTTTGGCCAGCGCATGCGGCTGGGCCGGTGGATCCACGAGGCAGCGTTCCGCCCCGGGGCTGCCTGGACCCTGGTGCAGAGCTGTCGGCTGCTCCCGCCCCTTGCACAGTGGATCATCCGCAGCACTCGGGGGCGGCAGGGGGCGCTCGCCGGCGCGGCGGCGCCGAAGTGAGCCGTTGCTCCAGTCGGTATGGGCGACCTGCCTCGC
Protein-coding regions in this window:
- a CDS encoding NAD(P)/FAD-dependent oxidoreductase gives rise to the protein MRYDALVIGGGLSGCSTALQLAREGHDVLLAEQSTYPRQKLCGEFLSPEAQSSFRRLDVLGDVHAAGAKTIDRTCLTASSGAKTSHALPDAALGFSRYRLDQLLFQRACTAGVEGRPGTRVTDVRGNLRDGFVATVGGDPVEARLVLGAHGRRSRLDRSLERPFLSETTPYVAFKAHYAGPAAADLENTIELHSSPGAYCGLSPVEENRINVCWIGRTDALKDAGGSPEGMLNTTLRQNPALDELLSGLTRVSDRFEAVSQVPLMPKSRFADGVCMIGDAAGMIAPLCGDGMAMALRTADLVSPLASDFLDGRHPARTFRTNYETAWTDTFGQRMRLGRWIHEAAFRPGAAWTLVQSCRLLPPLAQWIIRSTRGRQGALAGAAAPK
- a CDS encoding methyltransferase domain-containing protein: MTVPPVPDLSSRLETEEWMDDFSITDARLTRALRDLRRVNRVLGGYRATDCVLDPMLRRHDRLRLLDVGCGSGDHLAHLVRRGERLGCILDLVGIDANPVTVGHARAYLDHQLPPRLRDRVRVEIGDAQALSHDDGAVDVAHAALFLHHFHGPSAVQVLSEMQRVARHGLLLNDLHRHLLAYVGIWGLSRALGLAPMVQHDGPVSVRRGFRRAELRTLARSARLPTPTVQWHWAFRWTLSTLDFGS